Proteins encoded by one window of Rutidosis leptorrhynchoides isolate AG116_Rl617_1_P2 chromosome 7, CSIRO_AGI_Rlap_v1, whole genome shotgun sequence:
- the LOC139859976 gene encoding uncharacterized protein, which yields MRSYDFVLIYYTLYLLSLEDIKGRFWYFTGKLTELGPWCAVISYDACVRLCLKHWFKGSKQAHVFLENECSLLRTAFCLDQVLLQPEAELLSKRSSELVVQGVSKKPQKKCGKLKVQVRKVKMIVDQPSGCTFSSIKKPPVEKLQKFNRRLSNAKSTLYSEWQALSRVRVAPNFSTNGSLSHQSLAYLQFGTHYLKDVAGLLKVGVTSLHDPSTPPEVPQETYTCTLRLKSSSDDDMARIKPGSSETHVFLPDDMRDDLLIEITNSKGKYCGHIVAQMADIADDMGEKLRWWPIYHEPEHELVGKIQLHIHYSTSIDENSNVKCGIVAETIAYDSVLEAAMKVQKFKQRNLLLHGPWKWLVTEFAAYYGVSDVYTKLRYLSYVMDVATPTADCLNVVHDLLSPVIMKGKGTLSSQENRMLGMLSDQIEQIIALVFENYKSLDESSPSGLKDSCARVSGAVSPALKPALKLYSLLHDILLPESQLQLCKYFQTAVRKILGKHIAETSEFVTFSCEKSTVDQVAYSMAYQKMKSLCLNIRNEIVTDIEIHNQHVLPSFVDLPNLSSSLYSSELSNRMRTFLVACPPISLSHPVTDLIITTCDFQRDLACWNISPVKSGVDAKELFHVYIARRIHDKHVELLESCKLDKLRLQGVGPQKTASMFVDDMYKQLKETLAEFQVIVCRWPEYCLVLEKAIADVERVIMETLEKQYSDILSTLKENTIPVKAVQYVQRIAKGNSLPYTFPEELGILFNLMKKMLEVLQPEIESWFKPHGSCISESENAVPGELLSEVAVTLRTKFRNYLNAVVEKFAGNTKLQNATNLKKVIQEAKEGVGESDIRNMMGPLKDLLTTIIIDLHGYLEVNVFITFCRALWDRLGQDVLKVLENRKENWSYKASRVAVSVLNETIASEMQELVGQTLQDKDLAAPRSITEVQSMLCK from the exons ATGCGAAGTTATGATTTTGTACTCATTTATTACACTCTTTATTTACTTAGTCTTGAAGATATTAAAGGGCGTTTTTGGTATTTTACAGGCAAGCTGAC TGAGCTAGGACCATGGTGTGCGGTGATCTCGTATGATGCGTGTGTACGTCTGTGTTTAAAGCACTGGTTCAAAGGTAGCAAGCAAGCTCATGTATTCTTAGAGAACGAATGTTCCCTCCTTCGAACGGCATTTTG TTTGGACCAAGTTCTATTACAACCCGAGGCAGAATTATTGAGCAAAAGGTCTTCAGAATTAGTAGTTCAGGGAGTTAGTAAAAAACCACAGAAAAAGTGTGGAAAGTTGAAAGTTCAGG TGCGAAAAGTTAAAATGATCGTTGATCAACCGAGTGGTTGCACTTTCTCATCAATAAAAAAACCTCCAGTGGAGAAATTGCAAAAATTCAATCGACGTTTGTCCAACGCGAAATCGACACTTTATTCAGAGTGGCAAGCATTAAGCAGAGTACGGGTGGCGCCAAATTTTTCTACAAATGGTTCACTTTCACATCAAAGTCTTGCTTATTTACAATTCGGGACCCACTATTTGAAAGATGTTGCGGGGTTACTAAAAGTAGGCGTAACAAGTTTACACGATCCTTCAACACCTCCTGAAGTTCCACAAG AAACGTATACATGCACTTTAAGATTAAAAAGTTCATCAGATGATGACATGGCACGAATAAAGCCGGGATCGAGTGAAACGCATGTATT CTTGCCAGATGACATGAGAGATGATTTGCTTATCGAAATTACCAATTCGAAAGGGAAGTATTGTGGTCACATCGTTGCTCAAATGGCAGATATAGCTGATGATATG GGAGAGAAGCTTCGTTGGTGGCCAATATACCATGAACCAGAACATGAGCTTGTTGGAAAAATACAATTACATATACATTATTCAACTAGTATAGATGAGAACAGCAACGTTAag TGTGGTATTGTTGCTGAAACTATTGCGTATGACTCTGTCTTAGAAGCAGCAATGAAAGTTCAAAAGTTTAAGCAAAGGAACTTGCTGCTTCATGGCCCATGGAAGTGGTTGGTAACCGAATTTGCGGCTTATTATGGTGTTTCTGATGTATATACAAAGCTAAG ATACCTTTCGTATGTTATGGATGTTGCTACACCAACTGCAGATTGTCTAAATGTAGTACATGACTTGTTGTCTCCGGTCATTATGAAAGGGAAGGGCACTCTGAGTTCGCAAGAG AATCGCATGCTGGGAATGCTTTCGGATCAAATCGAACAAATCATCGCATTAGTTTTTGAAAACTATAAGTCACTTGATGAATCATCACCGTCGGGATTAAAGGACTCGTGTGCACGGGTATCTGGTGCCGTATCTCCTGCTCTGAAACCAGCTTTGAAACTATACTCTCTTTTGCATGACATACTGTTACCAGAATCACAATTGCAGCTATGTAAATATTTTCAG ACTGCTGTAAGAAAGATTCTAGGCAAACACATTGCAGAAACAAGTGAATTTGTTACCTTTAGTTGCGAAAAGTCAACGGTTGACCAGGTTGCTTATTCAATGGCTTATCAGAAGATGAAGTCTCTTTGCTTAAATATCAGAAATGAAATTGTTACCGACATAGAAATACATAATCAACACGTTCTTCCCAG ttTTGTAGACCTTCCGAATCTTTCTTCATCACTTTATAGTTCGGAGCTTTCGAATAGAATGCGTACTTTTCTGGTTGCGTGTCCACCGATTAGCCTATCACATCCCGTGACAGACCTAATTATCACTACTTGTGATTTCCAAAGGGATCTTGCTTGTTGGAATATTAG TCCTGTCAAAAGTGGTGTTGATGCCAAAGAGTTGTTTCACGTTTACATTGCACGCCGAATTCACGACAAACACGTCGAATTGCTCGAATCTTGTAAACTTGATAAG CTAAGGTTACAGGGTGTTGGACCACAAAAAACCGCATCGATGTTTGTTGATGATATGTACAAGCAACTCAAGGAGACCTTGGCCGAGTTTCAAGTCATCGTTTGCCGTTGGCCTGAATATTGTTTAGTTCTAGAGAAG GCTATAGCAGATGTTGAAAGGGTAATTATGGAAACATTGGAGAAACAGTATAGTGATATTTTATCGACATTGAAGGAGAATACAATACCAGTAAAGGCAGTACAATATGTTCAGAGAATTGCAAAAGGAAATTCATTACCTTACACTTTTCCCGAAGAG TTAGGAATTCTTtttaatttgatgaagaaaatgctTGAAGTGCTACAACCCGAAATAGAAAGTTGGTTCAAACCACACGGTTCGTGTATTTCAGAGAGTGAAAATGCAGTACCGGGTGAACTTTTGAGTGAAGTAGCTGTAACACTTCGAACTAAATTTAGAAACTATCTAAATGCAGTTGTGGAGAAATTTGCTGGAAAT acAAAGTTGCAAAATGCTACAAACCTAAAGAAGGTAATCCAAGAAGCAAAGGAGGGTGTCGGTGAATCTGATATAAGAAACATGATGGGGCCTTTAAAGGATCTCTTGACCACCATAATTATCGATCTTCATGGTTATCTTGAAGTTAATGTCTTCATAACCTTTTGTCGAGCTTTATGGGATCGATTAGGACAG GATGTGCTGAAGGTGTTGGAGAATAGGAAAGAAAACTGGTCATATAAAGCTTCACGAGTTGCGGTGTCC GTTTTAAATGAGACAATTgcatcagaaatgcaagaattagtTGGACAGACACTACAAGATAAAGATTTGGCGGCACCCAGATCGATAACAGAGGTGCAATCGATGCTGTGCAAATGA